A window of the Radiobacillus deserti genome harbors these coding sequences:
- the dapA gene encoding 4-hydroxy-tetrahydrodipicolinate synthase: MNFGQVITAMVTPFDQDGSVDYGKTETLVNHLIANGSDAIVVAGTTGESPTLTTEEKISLIQFVVKVAKNRVPVIAGTGSNNTYASIELTKQAEIMGVDGVMLVTPYYNKPSQEGMYQHFKAIAEATSLPVMLYNIPGRSAVGLDPQTIIRLSYTENIVCVKEASGNLDAMTEIIRETDNSFHLYSGDDGLTLPVLSIGGTGIISVSSHIIGNEMKDMIQRFFAGDVQTAAKIHQHILPVMKALFMAPNPTAVKEALNLSGIDVGSVRLPLIPLNAREKQLLQQTLHFLTSYSVS, translated from the coding sequence ATGAATTTTGGTCAGGTTATAACAGCAATGGTAACTCCATTTGACCAAGATGGAAGTGTGGATTATGGAAAAACGGAAACGTTAGTCAATCATTTAATCGCAAACGGATCGGATGCGATTGTGGTGGCAGGAACAACTGGAGAATCTCCTACTTTGACTACAGAGGAAAAGATATCACTCATTCAATTTGTAGTGAAAGTAGCCAAAAACCGGGTGCCTGTTATTGCAGGAACTGGGTCCAATAATACGTATGCATCCATTGAGTTAACAAAGCAAGCGGAAATTATGGGTGTTGATGGTGTCATGCTTGTTACCCCATACTACAACAAACCTTCCCAAGAAGGAATGTATCAGCATTTTAAAGCAATTGCGGAAGCTACTTCTCTTCCTGTCATGCTATACAATATTCCAGGAAGAAGTGCTGTAGGCTTAGATCCGCAAACGATTATTCGACTATCCTATACGGAGAATATCGTATGTGTGAAAGAAGCAAGCGGAAACTTAGATGCAATGACAGAAATTATAAGAGAAACGGATAACTCTTTCCATTTATACAGTGGTGACGACGGTTTAACACTTCCCGTTCTCTCCATTGGAGGAACAGGAATTATTTCCGTGTCATCCCATATCATCGGAAACGAAATGAAAGATATGATTCAACGCTTTTTTGCAGGAGATGTTCAGACGGCAGCTAAAATCCATCAACATATACTTCCAGTGATGAAAGCATTGTTTATGGCACCTAACCCAACAGCGGTTAAAGAGGCCCTGAATCTTTCTGGAATAGATGTTGGCTCCGTTAGACTACCATTAATTCCACTAAATGCTAGAGAAAAACAATTGCTGCAACAAACGTTGCACTTTTTAACTAGTTATAGTGTAAGTTAA
- the ilvA gene encoding threonine ammonia-lyase IlvA: MSTKLKSIDVKDIIIAHQNLKDIVVKTPLQKDTILSERYNCNVYLKREDLQVVRSFKIRGAYNFMQSLTSEELQNGVVCASAGNHAQGVAYSCKALGVNGKIFMPTTTPRQKVSRVEFFGGPFVDIILTGDTFDDSYQEAVAYCEEHTMQFIHPFDDYRTITGQGTIALEILESMDEPIDHIFMGIGGGGLISGIGSYFKHISPDTKVIGVEPAGAPSMHASLQANKVVRLDKIDKFVDGASVKQVGNLSFDIAKDIIDDIVLVPEGKISTTIVDLYSENAIVAEPAGALPVAALDFYKDQIKGKNIVCVVSGGNNDLDRMQEIKERSLIFEGYKHYFIVNFPQRAGALREFMDEVLGETDDITRFEYTKKNNRDKGPVLVGIELKHRSDYEPLINRMNKKGFTYIEINKDQDLFNLLI, encoded by the coding sequence ATGAGTACAAAATTAAAATCCATTGATGTTAAGGACATTATCATTGCACATCAAAACTTAAAGGATATAGTGGTTAAAACACCGTTACAGAAAGACACAATTTTATCCGAACGGTACAATTGTAATGTGTATTTAAAGCGGGAAGACCTTCAGGTTGTTCGCTCTTTTAAAATTCGTGGAGCATACAATTTCATGCAAAGTCTCACAAGTGAAGAGCTTCAAAACGGAGTAGTATGCGCCAGTGCTGGTAACCATGCCCAAGGAGTTGCTTATTCCTGTAAAGCATTGGGAGTTAATGGAAAAATATTTATGCCTACGACGACACCAAGACAAAAGGTTTCGAGAGTAGAATTTTTCGGTGGCCCATTTGTGGACATTATTTTAACTGGAGATACGTTTGACGATTCCTATCAAGAAGCAGTAGCTTATTGTGAAGAGCATACTATGCAATTCATTCATCCTTTCGATGACTATAGAACGATTACTGGCCAAGGGACAATTGCTTTAGAAATTTTAGAAAGTATGGATGAACCAATTGATCATATTTTTATGGGGATTGGTGGAGGTGGACTGATTTCTGGAATCGGATCTTATTTTAAACATATAAGTCCCGATACAAAAGTGATTGGCGTAGAGCCTGCTGGGGCGCCTAGTATGCATGCATCCCTACAAGCGAATAAGGTAGTGCGCCTGGACAAAATTGATAAATTTGTAGATGGAGCAAGTGTCAAGCAAGTCGGAAATTTATCGTTCGATATTGCGAAGGATATTATTGATGATATCGTTCTCGTACCAGAAGGGAAAATTAGTACGACGATTGTGGACTTGTATAGTGAAAATGCCATTGTAGCAGAACCCGCTGGTGCTTTACCAGTTGCAGCTTTGGATTTTTACAAGGACCAGATTAAAGGGAAAAACATTGTCTGTGTTGTTTCCGGAGGGAACAATGACCTAGATCGCATGCAAGAAATCAAAGAGCGTTCTTTAATATTTGAAGGCTACAAACATTACTTTATCGTAAACTTTCCACAACGAGCTGGTGCTCTAAGAGAGTTCATGGACGAAGTCTTAGGAGAAACGGATGATATTACTCGTTTTGAATATACGAAGAAAAACAATCGAGATAAAGGCCCCGTACTAGTCGGAATTGAATTAAAACACAGAAGTGATTATGAACCACTAATCAATCGTATGAATAAAAAAGGGTTTACTTACATTGAAATCAACAAGGATCAAGATTTATTTAATCTATTGATTTGA
- a CDS encoding helix-turn-helix domain-containing protein, with amino-acid sequence MKESKADLLLHPVRMRIVQSLINGTGLTVQQMQQRLPDIPQASFYRHLKKLVEGNIIHVLEEHQVRGTVEKVYGIHNEAIHVGPKDMKHVSKEEHMAMFMKYMVTVLTDFERYMNQVDADLVKDMAGYRQASFYATDDEYVSFLQTMGAALRTLIDNNPGEGRKKRTLSTIVTTDHSS; translated from the coding sequence TTGAAAGAGTCAAAAGCCGATTTGTTGTTACATCCTGTTCGGATGAGGATCGTTCAATCCTTAATAAACGGTACTGGATTGACCGTACAACAGATGCAGCAACGATTACCAGATATTCCACAAGCATCCTTCTATCGCCATTTAAAGAAATTAGTAGAAGGAAACATTATTCACGTGTTGGAAGAGCATCAAGTACGTGGAACAGTCGAAAAGGTGTACGGCATTCACAATGAGGCAATCCATGTCGGACCGAAGGATATGAAACATGTAAGTAAAGAGGAGCACATGGCCATGTTTATGAAATATATGGTGACTGTTTTAACGGATTTTGAGCGGTATATGAATCAGGTAGATGCAGATTTAGTAAAAGACATGGCTGGATACCGGCAAGCTTCTTTTTATGCAACGGACGATGAATATGTTTCGTTCCTACAAACAATGGGAGCTGCTCTTCGAACACTAATCGATAATAATCCAGGAGAAGGCCGCAAAAAAAGAACTTTGTCCACCATCGTCACAACGGATCATTCCTCGTGA
- a CDS encoding alpha/beta hydrolase family protein has protein sequence MIEQIVQVYSQTKLEGTLTYPDQTKEKYPALLIIPGTGTLNRDGNDPKGKLELHLYKQLATFFSNLGFITLRYDKRGVGKSEGEHIRTGFWDLVDDAEVALDYLHTQSKIDSDTIFVLGHSEGSTLAPALYARKPFAGMILLAGGGEKLEEALNRQRRLALEQLQQSKGFKGKLIKWLHVIEKDEKKNKELMEKIKASNTDFIRIQGFFKFPAKWMREHLAYDLFEDLKKVKCPVLAITGDKDFQADASKLERLPEYVQGPVDIHTIEDMDHSMKEYKKPIDVSNFKKDYIANANKDIHPEAQVLLKKWVGYQLEGEVAHGK, from the coding sequence ATGATTGAACAAATAGTTCAGGTTTACAGCCAAACAAAGCTAGAAGGGACATTAACATATCCAGACCAAACAAAGGAGAAGTATCCTGCTTTGTTAATCATACCTGGAACAGGCACACTCAACCGTGATGGAAATGACCCTAAGGGGAAATTAGAACTACATTTATATAAACAGCTTGCAACTTTTTTCTCGAATCTTGGCTTTATAACATTAAGATATGATAAGCGTGGTGTTGGTAAAAGTGAAGGGGAACATATTCGTACAGGATTTTGGGATTTGGTGGATGACGCAGAAGTTGCGTTAGACTATCTACATACACAATCTAAGATTGATTCCGATACTATTTTTGTTTTAGGACATAGTGAAGGTAGTACCCTTGCCCCTGCGCTTTATGCTCGCAAACCGTTTGCTGGAATGATTTTACTGGCTGGAGGCGGTGAGAAGCTAGAAGAAGCATTAAATCGTCAACGAAGGTTGGCGTTAGAGCAACTCCAACAAAGTAAAGGATTTAAGGGGAAACTCATTAAGTGGTTACATGTCATAGAAAAAGACGAAAAGAAAAACAAGGAGCTCATGGAAAAAATTAAAGCATCTAACACGGATTTTATCCGAATTCAAGGATTCTTTAAGTTTCCCGCAAAATGGATGCGGGAGCATTTAGCTTACGACTTATTTGAAGATTTGAAGAAGGTGAAGTGTCCAGTACTTGCCATTACAGGGGATAAAGATTTTCAAGCAGATGCTTCTAAGTTGGAGCGGCTTCCTGAATATGTGCAAGGACCAGTAGACATTCATACGATTGAGGACATGGATCATTCTATGAAGGAATACAAGAAACCAATTGATGTATCTAACTTTAAAAAGGATTACATAGCAAATGCAAATAAGGACATTCATCCAGAAGCTCAAGTCCTCTTAAAAAAATGGGTAGGTTACCAATTAGAGGGAGAGGTAGCTCATGGTAAGTAG
- a CDS encoding ATP-grasp domain-containing protein, with amino-acid sequence MNLVSFNPLRTLGIPGITYIKPDHSFKEMKTLKAADCLLFPETWQTSFLAYGVKKPIFPSIETIQLGFSKIEMTRALMTVCPEHVPYTEILANTESNRTSVLETFPFPFVAKEVRNSMGRGVFLIQSEQDFIDYADKVDVLYVQEYLENDDRDLRVVVVGDEIITAYWRMGTSGAFLHNVSQGGDICFDFIPQEALDLVENVARELNINHAGFDVLFSNGKAYILEFNVLFGNQGIIERGISVESKIYEYLLRSVVPPYPTSPVTPLKGIS; translated from the coding sequence ATGAATTTAGTTTCCTTTAATCCGTTACGTACCCTTGGCATACCAGGGATCACATATATTAAACCAGATCACAGTTTTAAAGAGATGAAAACGTTAAAAGCTGCAGATTGTTTACTATTTCCTGAAACCTGGCAAACAAGTTTTTTAGCATACGGTGTAAAAAAACCTATCTTTCCAAGTATTGAAACGATACAATTAGGCTTTAGTAAAATTGAAATGACTCGTGCCTTAATGACTGTCTGTCCAGAACATGTCCCTTACACGGAAATATTAGCGAATACAGAGTCCAATCGTACTTCCGTTTTAGAAACATTCCCATTTCCATTCGTAGCAAAAGAAGTCAGAAATTCGATGGGACGAGGTGTATTTTTAATCCAATCCGAACAGGACTTCATTGACTATGCGGACAAAGTAGATGTGTTATATGTGCAAGAGTATTTAGAGAACGATGATCGAGATTTACGTGTAGTAGTTGTCGGAGATGAAATCATTACAGCGTATTGGAGAATGGGTACAAGTGGAGCTTTTCTTCACAACGTCTCTCAAGGTGGCGATATCTGCTTTGATTTTATCCCTCAAGAAGCGTTAGATCTCGTTGAAAACGTAGCGAGAGAATTAAATATCAATCACGCTGGCTTTGACGTATTATTTTCGAATGGGAAAGCTTATATCCTTGAATTCAACGTTTTGTTTGGAAATCAAGGCATTATAGAACGGGGTATTTCTGTGGAATCTAAAATTTATGAATATCTTCTTCGTAGCGTGGTACCACCATATCCAACAAGCCCTGTCACACCATTGAAAGGGATCTCTTAA
- a CDS encoding sporulation protein translates to MDQNLQYLHEVLSNYTESHQAVYDIDQNMMEHGYSSEELFVRNLTEEQSRILREIISKEMNHASESGDFERSYQLNRVFEILY, encoded by the coding sequence GTGGATCAAAACTTACAGTACTTACATGAGGTTTTATCTAACTACACAGAATCACATCAGGCTGTTTATGACATTGATCAAAACATGATGGAGCATGGTTACTCTAGCGAGGAATTATTCGTTCGCAATCTGACGGAAGAGCAGTCTCGAATACTTCGTGAAATTATTAGTAAAGAAATGAATCATGCTAGTGAATCAGGAGATTTTGAAAGAAGTTATCAATTGAATCGAGTGTTTGAAATATTATATTAA
- a CDS encoding CvfB family protein gives MKTKAGTIQNLTVIRKIDTGYVLGGLEQEVLLHHKEVEKPLEVDEEIQVFLYQDKKGQVVATTVIPSVRTDTYDWAEVVEVVKDLGVFVNIGIAKEILVSSDNLPMVERVWPKVGDMLYVTLDFDKKGRMLAIPLTEGVFDGEWEMAPESILNHPVKGRVYRSSKEGAVILTEEGYRGFIHHTERKKEPRLGEWLEGRVIDVKKDGTINVSLLPLKQVGMVDDAEMIVNYLQKHDGMMNFGDKSDPEDIKKTFQISKAAFKRALGKLMKEGKIEQKDGKTYIKE, from the coding sequence GTGAAAACAAAGGCTGGAACGATTCAAAACTTAACCGTAATTCGAAAAATTGATACAGGCTACGTATTAGGAGGTTTGGAGCAAGAGGTGCTCTTACATCACAAAGAGGTGGAAAAACCGCTCGAAGTCGATGAAGAGATCCAAGTATTTTTATATCAAGATAAGAAGGGCCAAGTTGTAGCGACTACGGTTATTCCTAGTGTAAGAACAGATACATACGATTGGGCAGAAGTAGTCGAAGTTGTGAAGGATTTAGGCGTCTTCGTAAACATTGGAATCGCTAAAGAAATATTAGTTTCGTCGGATAATTTGCCTATGGTAGAAAGAGTTTGGCCGAAGGTAGGAGATATGCTTTATGTGACACTAGACTTTGATAAAAAAGGACGGATGCTCGCCATTCCTCTTACAGAAGGTGTCTTTGATGGGGAATGGGAGATGGCTCCAGAAAGCATCTTGAACCATCCTGTGAAAGGAAGGGTCTACCGTTCCAGTAAAGAAGGGGCAGTTATTCTTACGGAAGAAGGGTATAGAGGTTTTATTCACCATACAGAACGTAAGAAGGAACCCAGACTAGGAGAATGGCTTGAAGGGCGAGTAATAGATGTCAAGAAAGACGGGACAATAAATGTATCTCTACTTCCACTGAAGCAAGTAGGAATGGTAGATGACGCGGAAATGATCGTAAACTATTTACAGAAACATGATGGAATGATGAATTTTGGGGATAAGAGTGATCCAGAGGACATTAAAAAGACATTTCAAATTAGTAAGGCGGCGTTTAAAAGAGCTTTAGGCAAGCTCATGAAAGAAGGGAAAATAGAACAGAAGGATGGTAAGACATATATAAAGGAATAG
- a CDS encoding NAD(P)H-dependent oxidoreductase, translating to MRTLLIVSHPDIIESYSQQYFLNSIKDVEEVTVRHLETIYPNGNINPTEEQRLLKEHDRIIFQFPFYWYSSPPLLKHWQDVVLEEGVTHGPSSTMLKGKEFGLVLMIGVSEREYQAGGSEHFTISELTKPFQALAHKTGMEYLPSLDIFQFAYMEDEQKMDMLIRYWQKLTMENGESLTVRERWLVNKLERSFLQIHESDDQNVIRHAIHILEENQMTIHDLKMVLDQIQHP from the coding sequence ATGCGAACGCTCTTAATTGTATCTCATCCAGACATTATTGAATCCTATAGTCAGCAATATTTTTTAAATTCAATCAAAGACGTTGAAGAAGTAACTGTTCGTCATTTAGAAACGATTTATCCAAATGGCAATATTAATCCTACGGAGGAGCAGCGATTGCTCAAAGAGCATGATCGAATTATTTTCCAGTTTCCTTTTTATTGGTATAGCTCTCCTCCTCTTTTGAAGCACTGGCAGGACGTGGTGTTAGAAGAGGGAGTGACCCACGGACCAAGCAGCACGATGTTAAAGGGGAAGGAATTTGGCTTAGTATTAATGATCGGCGTTTCCGAAAGAGAATACCAAGCAGGTGGAAGTGAACACTTTACCATTAGTGAATTAACTAAACCATTTCAGGCACTAGCACATAAAACGGGGATGGAATACCTCCCATCACTAGATATTTTTCAATTTGCTTATATGGAGGACGAGCAAAAAATGGACATGCTCATTCGATATTGGCAAAAATTGACGATGGAAAATGGAGAGAGTCTAACCGTGAGAGAGAGATGGTTAGTAAATAAACTAGAACGAAGTTTCCTTCAAATCCATGAATCAGATGACCAGAATGTGATAAGACATGCCATTCACATTTTGGAAGAAAATCAAATGACGATTCATGATTTAAAAATGGTTCTTGACCAAATACAGCACCCCTAA
- a CDS encoding DUF3949 domain-containing protein, with translation MSFQEEVGHFNVHGNVLNIPSILIAQLICKLKHKN, from the coding sequence ATGTCCTTTCAGGAAGAAGTAGGACATTTTAATGTGCATGGAAACGTATTGAATATACCATCTATTCTTATTGCGCAACTCATTTGTAAATTAAAGCATAAAAATTAA
- a CDS encoding phosphatidate cytidylyltransferase, which produces MLERHVILIIIFLVLFLAHVVFTILMKNSRNDHRTISQRIKTWWGMFFIFCIAILFNPFITILSLMILCFFSLKEYFSLIKTRKGDRRIFLWAYLAIPIQFYWIAIGWYGMFIVFIPVYVFLLLPIPRLLGKGTVGFLRSVSSTQWGLMLMVFGLSHLAYYQIASPTYGSNLVLFLIVLTQVNDVVQHLVSVYLGKRKIIPSANQHVTWEGFLAGLVVTALVSYGLFHYLTPFNLLYGILSGIIISIAGFFGILTVSVLRRDLLIGDTAKLDNHAESYLTRIDSLAYTAPIFFHITRYYFEFM; this is translated from the coding sequence ATGTTGGAACGTCATGTCATTTTAATTATTATTTTTTTAGTATTGTTCCTTGCACACGTTGTGTTTACTATTTTAATGAAAAACTCGAGGAATGATCATCGAACAATCTCTCAACGAATCAAAACGTGGTGGGGAATGTTCTTTATCTTTTGTATTGCGATCTTGTTTAACCCGTTTATTACGATACTTTCTTTAATGATTTTATGTTTCTTTTCTTTAAAAGAATATTTTTCCTTGATAAAGACTAGAAAAGGCGACCGAAGAATATTTCTCTGGGCATATTTAGCGATTCCTATCCAGTTTTATTGGATTGCTATTGGCTGGTACGGAATGTTTATTGTATTTATACCCGTGTATGTTTTCTTATTACTCCCCATCCCGAGGTTATTAGGGAAGGGGACGGTAGGATTTTTGCGATCGGTAAGCTCCACCCAATGGGGATTAATGCTCATGGTTTTCGGCTTGAGTCATTTGGCATACTATCAAATTGCATCGCCAACGTATGGATCGAATCTTGTTCTTTTTTTAATCGTATTAACACAAGTCAATGACGTTGTTCAGCATCTTGTATCGGTATATCTAGGTAAGAGAAAGATTATTCCCTCTGCTAACCAACATGTTACATGGGAAGGGTTTCTTGCAGGATTAGTTGTCACTGCTCTAGTATCGTACGGATTGTTCCATTACTTAACACCATTTAATCTTTTATATGGTATCTTGTCAGGAATTATTATTAGCATTGCTGGCTTCTTCGGAATCTTAACCGTTTCTGTATTAAGAAGAGATTTGTTAATAGGGGACACAGCTAAGCTGGATAATCATGCAGAAAGTTATTTAACTCGAATTGATAGTCTTGCCTATACCGCACCTATATTCTTTCATATTACTAGGTACTATTTTGAATTTATGTAG
- a CDS encoding YaiI/YqxD family protein — protein MNIFVDADACPVKDIIEQEAVPFNIPVTFVKSYAHYSPQKDSATSNTIYVDTGADSVDYRIMLLAKSNDIIITQDYGLASLALAKQCTVLHHKGFIYSNTTIDQLLDSRHAQAKLRKSGKRTKGPKAFTDEDRETFRHVFITVLEKKTNKHPTRRENEM, from the coding sequence ATGAACATTTTTGTAGATGCGGACGCTTGTCCTGTTAAAGATATCATTGAACAAGAAGCCGTGCCATTTAATATCCCCGTCACCTTTGTAAAAAGTTATGCGCATTACTCCCCACAAAAGGATAGTGCGACATCGAATACTATTTATGTAGATACCGGGGCAGATTCTGTTGATTATCGAATCATGTTACTAGCAAAGTCCAATGACATTATCATTACTCAAGATTATGGGTTAGCATCTCTCGCATTAGCAAAACAATGCACGGTACTCCATCATAAGGGATTTATCTATTCTAACACTACCATAGATCAGCTGTTAGATTCTAGACATGCCCAAGCTAAGCTTCGAAAAAGTGGGAAACGTACAAAAGGTCCTAAGGCGTTTACAGATGAGGACCGTGAAACATTTCGACATGTATTTATAACTGTCTTAGAAAAAAAGACAAACAAACATCCTACGAGAAGAGAGAATGAAATGTAA
- a CDS encoding YhfC family intramembrane metalloprotease produces MVSSVQFAGIILQALIVVGFVVALFIYLKKKNYVSWKAIGIGILIFFLFSQILEKILHVAVLDSSGTALKWTNNPYVFMLYGGLAAGVFEEIGRYLGFKWLLKNHHSFKDGLSLGFGHGGFEALLIAGLGAINSFVIATMINSGQLDNLVGAGVTADNLKTIKDQVVNTSFFDFMLGGIERIPALLMHIALSLLVLYGVHKGFRFVLYAIAIHAFVDFAPALYQAGVITNLWLLEIYLLLIGVAFYFGIKRLKTAFHDLT; encoded by the coding sequence ATGGTAAGTAGTGTTCAATTTGCAGGAATCATCTTACAGGCTCTAATTGTAGTAGGATTTGTAGTTGCACTTTTTATTTACTTAAAAAAGAAAAATTATGTGTCCTGGAAGGCAATTGGAATTGGTATTCTCATTTTCTTTTTATTCTCGCAAATTTTAGAAAAAATTCTACATGTGGCTGTATTAGATTCGAGCGGAACCGCATTAAAATGGACTAATAATCCTTATGTATTTATGTTGTATGGTGGTTTAGCAGCAGGTGTATTTGAAGAGATAGGGCGCTATCTGGGATTTAAATGGCTTCTTAAAAATCATCATTCCTTTAAAGATGGACTCTCTTTAGGTTTTGGGCATGGTGGGTTTGAAGCATTATTGATTGCAGGGTTAGGGGCAATCAATAGCTTTGTCATTGCTACCATGATTAATTCCGGCCAATTGGATAATCTGGTTGGTGCAGGGGTGACGGCTGATAATCTAAAAACGATTAAGGATCAGGTTGTGAATACTAGCTTTTTTGATTTCATGTTAGGTGGCATAGAACGTATCCCTGCATTGCTGATGCATATAGCACTCAGTCTGCTCGTCCTCTATGGGGTTCATAAAGGATTTAGATTTGTCCTGTACGCGATTGCGATTCACGCATTTGTAGATTTTGCACCAGCACTATACCAAGCAGGGGTGATAACGAATCTTTGGCTTTTAGAGATATATTTATTATTAATCGGTGTGGCTTTCTACTTTGGTATAAAGCGTTTAAAAACAGCATTTCATGATTTAACCTAA
- a CDS encoding glycine betaine uptake BCCT transporter yields the protein MKRQSQNPVFWISAIIITLFVVWGAIFPQALETQASLIFGFTTRNFSWFYLLSVMFFIIFLLFLAFSKYGKIRLGKDDSKPDYPFFTWIGMLFSAGFGVGLVFWGIAEPLSHFFHPPLGETRLTPEAARLAMHYSFFHWGVHQWSVFALVGLAIAYFQFRKEENGLVSTTFNPLIGNKDKTALRQTIEILAVIATVMGVATSLGMGILQINGGMNYVFNIPNNATIQIIITVILLGLYLASSTTGLNKGIKYLSNLNLGLALLLMVVVLILGPTAFILKTLTLGIGDYIQDFIVYSLRLTPYKGGTWVRDWTVFYWAWAIAWSPFVGSFVARVSKGRTIREFVIGVLIVPPLIAIIWISIFGGSALHLDLFNGTNIAEAVDKDITSALFKTFDYFPLTGLLSVLAILLIFTFLITSADSATFVLAMLTTNGSLNPGMFVKIIWGILMAAISIVLIISSGLQGLQTASLLSALPFTAILIVMSISLFKALSKEKNKNPG from the coding sequence ATGAAAAGACAATCACAAAATCCAGTCTTTTGGATATCTGCGATTATTATCACATTGTTCGTTGTCTGGGGGGCTATTTTCCCACAAGCATTAGAGACCCAAGCATCTCTTATATTTGGCTTTACCACACGAAATTTCAGTTGGTTTTACTTACTATCCGTGATGTTTTTCATTATTTTCCTTCTCTTCTTAGCCTTTTCCAAATATGGTAAGATTAGACTAGGAAAAGATGATTCAAAACCAGACTATCCATTCTTTACATGGATCGGTATGCTATTTAGTGCAGGGTTTGGAGTTGGACTTGTATTCTGGGGGATTGCAGAACCGTTAAGTCACTTCTTTCATCCCCCTTTAGGAGAAACACGTTTAACACCTGAAGCAGCACGTTTAGCCATGCATTACTCCTTCTTCCATTGGGGAGTGCATCAATGGTCTGTGTTTGCATTAGTAGGTCTAGCAATTGCCTATTTTCAATTTCGAAAAGAAGAAAATGGTTTAGTGAGCACTACCTTTAACCCTCTAATAGGAAATAAAGATAAAACAGCATTGCGCCAAACCATTGAAATTTTGGCCGTCATAGCTACTGTAATGGGTGTTGCTACATCCCTAGGTATGGGAATTTTACAGATTAATGGTGGAATGAATTATGTATTTAATATTCCCAATAACGCAACCATTCAAATCATAATCACAGTAATTTTGCTTGGTTTGTATTTAGCTTCTTCAACGACGGGATTGAATAAAGGAATTAAATATTTAAGCAACCTGAACCTTGGGTTAGCTCTGTTATTAATGGTTGTTGTACTCATACTAGGTCCAACAGCATTCATATTAAAAACCTTGACGCTCGGCATTGGAGACTACATCCAAGATTTTATCGTGTATAGCCTACGTTTAACCCCATATAAGGGTGGAACTTGGGTCCGAGATTGGACTGTTTTTTATTGGGCATGGGCAATCGCTTGGTCTCCTTTTGTTGGATCCTTTGTTGCGCGTGTGTCTAAAGGGAGAACAATCCGAGAATTTGTTATTGGCGTGTTAATCGTCCCTCCGTTAATTGCGATTATATGGATTTCGATTTTCGGAGGCTCCGCACTTCACCTTGATTTGTTTAATGGCACGAATATCGCCGAAGCAGTAGACAAAGATATCACGAGTGCGCTTTTTAAAACATTTGATTACTTTCCGTTAACCGGTCTTCTTTCTGTGCTAGCGATTTTGCTGATCTTTACATTTTTGATTACATCAGCAGATTCAGCAACGTTTGTATTGGCAATGCTAACAACAAACGGAAGCCTAAATCCTGGAATGTTTGTCAAAATTATTTGGGGGATCTTGATGGCCGCTATTTCGATTGTACTTATTATTAGCAGTGGCTTACAAGGGTTACAAACCGCTTCCTTACTTTCTGCACTACCGTTTACGGCCATCCTCATTGTCATGAGCATTTCTCTTTTTAAAGCACTATCTAAAGAAAAAAATAAGAATCCAGGTTAA